A DNA window from Rossellomorea marisflavi contains the following coding sequences:
- a CDS encoding acetate kinase yields the protein MAKKVIAINAGSSSLKFQLFDMPEETVITKGLVERIGLKDSVFTISVNGEKNEEITDIPNHEVAVKMLLDKLTGFGIISSLDEIEGIGHRVVHGGEVFNESVLITDEVLEKIDELSELAPLHNPANLTGIQAFRNILPNVPAVAVFDTAFHQTMPESSFLYSLPYEYYEKYGIRKYGFHGTSHKYISERAAEMLGRPKEQLRLISCHLGNGASIAAIEGGKSIDTSMGFTPLAGVAMGTRSGNIDPALIPFIMEKTDSTADEVLNVLNKKSGILGVSGFSSDLRDIQDGVEAGNERAELALDVFANRIHKYIGSYASRMNGVDAIVFTAGIGENSLIVRERVLKGLEFMGVYWDPARNTTRGEETFLSYPHSPVKVMVIPTNEEVMIARDVLEKGDI from the coding sequence GTGGCAAAAAAAGTCATTGCAATTAACGCTGGAAGTTCTTCCTTGAAATTTCAGCTTTTTGATATGCCGGAAGAAACCGTCATCACAAAAGGACTCGTTGAGCGTATCGGACTGAAGGATTCCGTCTTCACCATTTCTGTAAACGGCGAGAAAAACGAAGAAATCACTGATATTCCGAATCACGAAGTGGCTGTTAAAATGCTTTTGGACAAGCTCACTGGTTTCGGCATCATTTCTTCTCTTGATGAAATCGAAGGAATCGGTCATCGCGTTGTACACGGCGGGGAAGTATTCAATGAATCCGTGCTCATCACCGATGAAGTATTGGAAAAAATCGACGAGCTTTCAGAGCTTGCACCGCTTCACAACCCGGCGAACCTGACAGGGATCCAAGCGTTCAGAAATATCCTGCCGAACGTGCCGGCTGTTGCTGTGTTCGATACAGCTTTCCATCAGACGATGCCTGAAAGTTCATTCCTGTACAGCCTGCCATATGAGTACTATGAGAAATACGGAATCCGCAAATACGGCTTCCACGGTACATCCCATAAATATATTTCTGAGCGTGCTGCTGAAATGCTCGGTCGCCCGAAAGAGCAGCTTCGCCTGATTTCTTGTCACTTGGGTAATGGGGCAAGTATCGCAGCGATCGAAGGCGGTAAATCCATCGATACATCCATGGGCTTCACTCCGCTTGCGGGTGTGGCAATGGGTACACGTTCAGGTAATATCGACCCGGCGTTGATTCCCTTCATTATGGAAAAGACCGATTCAACGGCTGATGAAGTGTTGAACGTGTTGAATAAAAAATCAGGGATCCTCGGTGTTTCCGGATTCTCAAGCGACCTTCGCGACATCCAGGATGGAGTGGAAGCAGGAAACGAGCGTGCTGAGCTTGCTCTTGACGTATTCGCTAACCGCATCCACAAATACATCGGTTCATATGCTTCACGCATGAACGGGGTCGATGCCATTGTCTTCACTGCAGGAATCGGTGAAAACAGCTTGATCGTTCGTGAAAGGGTCCTTAAAGGCCTTGAGTTCATGGGTGTTTATTGGGATCCTGCACGCAACACGACGCGCGGGGAAGAGACATTCCTGAGCTACCCTCACTCACCGGTTAAAGTCATGGTCATCCCGACCAACGAAGAAGTCATGATCGCCCGTGACGTTCTTGAAAAAGGCGATATCTGA
- a CDS encoding class I SAM-dependent methyltransferase: MNSPVETLFGILDETSTLLQEELNCTYLEAVAETGENLFQEEILQDELSELTKKRLSKKYAELKLEHTADEDIRKAFQFAILKGMKENVQPNHQMTPDSLGMFISYLVNRFTEGMETLKVLDPAIGTGNLLTTVLNHLTGKETESVGVEIDDVLIKLAYVGANLQKHPLQLFNQDSLEPLMIDPVDLVLSDLPIGYYPNDTRAKDYELQADEGHSYAHHLFIEQSLKHTKEGGYLFFIVPNNLFESPFAPQLQNFLNETANIQGFLQLPLSLFKNKQSAKSILILQKKGEGVEAPKEILLAQLPSLSNQRALQDILGKIDGWLTENKR; this comes from the coding sequence ATGAATTCACCAGTCGAAACACTATTCGGCATACTCGATGAAACCTCCACCCTGCTTCAGGAGGAGCTGAACTGTACCTATCTGGAGGCAGTCGCTGAAACAGGGGAGAACCTCTTTCAGGAAGAAATCCTTCAAGATGAACTCAGCGAGCTCACGAAGAAGCGATTATCCAAGAAATATGCGGAACTGAAGCTTGAGCATACGGCAGATGAGGATATACGGAAAGCCTTCCAATTTGCCATCTTGAAAGGGATGAAAGAAAATGTCCAGCCGAATCACCAAATGACGCCGGATTCCCTAGGCATGTTCATCAGCTATCTGGTGAACCGTTTTACCGAAGGAATGGAGACGCTCAAGGTCCTGGACCCGGCGATTGGAACAGGTAATCTCCTGACGACGGTGCTGAACCACCTGACAGGGAAAGAGACCGAGTCCGTCGGCGTGGAGATCGATGACGTGCTGATCAAGCTTGCCTATGTAGGAGCCAACCTGCAAAAGCATCCCCTTCAGCTCTTCAACCAGGATTCCCTTGAACCGCTCATGATCGATCCCGTGGATCTTGTCCTGAGTGACCTTCCAATCGGATACTATCCGAATGATACGAGGGCGAAGGACTATGAGCTGCAGGCGGATGAGGGTCATTCGTATGCCCATCATCTCTTTATCGAGCAGAGCCTGAAGCACACAAAAGAAGGAGGCTATCTGTTCTTTATCGTCCCGAACAATTTGTTTGAGTCTCCTTTTGCACCTCAGCTTCAAAACTTCTTGAATGAAACGGCGAATATCCAGGGCTTTCTACAGCTGCCCCTGTCCCTATTCAAGAATAAGCAGTCCGCCAAGAGCATCTTGATCCTTCAGAAGAAGGGTGAAGGGGTGGAGGCGCCGAAAGAAATCCTGTTGGCACAGCTTCCGAGCCTGTCCAACCAGAGAGCGCTGCAGGACATCCTTGGTAAGATCGATGGATGGCTGACTGAAAATAAACGATGA
- the tpx gene encoding thiol peroxidase: MASITFKNNPVTLVGSEVKAGDQAPDFTVLANDLSEVTLQDSKGKVRLISVVPSIDTGVCDAQTRKFNEEAVKFDNVEVLTVSVDLPFAQKRWCGANGIENVQTLSDHRDLSFGEAYGVYIKELRLLARAVFVVNSNDEVTYAEYVSEATDHPDYEAAIEAVKNAK; this comes from the coding sequence ATGGCATCAATCACATTCAAAAACAATCCTGTCACACTCGTAGGCAGCGAAGTCAAAGCAGGGGATCAAGCACCTGACTTTACCGTATTGGCCAACGATCTGTCAGAAGTGACACTTCAGGATTCAAAAGGCAAGGTGCGTTTGATCTCTGTCGTTCCTTCCATCGACACAGGCGTTTGTGACGCCCAAACAAGAAAATTCAATGAAGAAGCAGTGAAATTCGACAATGTGGAAGTCCTTACCGTTTCCGTCGATCTACCTTTCGCACAAAAGCGCTGGTGCGGGGCCAACGGCATCGAGAATGTCCAAACCCTCTCTGACCACCGTGACCTGTCCTTCGGTGAAGCATACGGCGTATATATTAAGGAACTCCGTCTGTTGGCACGTGCCGTATTCGTCGTGAACAGCAACGATGAAGTGACTTACGCAGAATATGTAAGCGAAGCAACCGATCATCCTGACTATGAAGCGGCGATCGAAGCGGTTAAAAACGCAAAATAA
- the ytfJ gene encoding GerW family sporulation protein, with translation MSEHPIEGLMTTAMENLKQMIDVNTIIGDPVETPDGSVILTVSKVGFGFAAGGSEFIIDGKGKGGDNGDKPQSGPKQQPFGGGSGGGVSITPIAFLIVSSRGIKMLHLDENTHLLDRLLDLAPGAIEKIQSMLKKDHDGHGPDHHKQNVDF, from the coding sequence ATGAGTGAACATCCTATTGAAGGATTAATGACCACCGCCATGGAAAATCTGAAACAAATGATCGATGTGAATACGATCATCGGCGACCCAGTCGAAACACCGGACGGAAGCGTGATATTGACGGTATCGAAAGTCGGGTTCGGATTTGCTGCAGGCGGCAGTGAATTCATCATCGACGGCAAGGGTAAAGGCGGAGACAATGGAGACAAGCCACAGTCCGGTCCGAAGCAGCAACCTTTCGGAGGAGGAAGCGGTGGAGGGGTATCCATCACCCCGATCGCGTTTCTGATCGTCAGCTCAAGGGGCATCAAAATGCTTCATCTTGATGAAAATACCCACCTCCTTGATCGCCTTCTCGATCTTGCACCAGGTGCCATCGAAAAGATCCAAAGCATGCTGAAGAAAGACCATGATGGGCACGGGCCCGATCACCATAAACAAAATGTAGACTTTTAA